One part of the Oceanihabitans sp. IOP_32 genome encodes these proteins:
- a CDS encoding hydroxymethylglutaryl-CoA reductase, degradative, with product MLYLRLKRLIMNKRITGFSKLPKAEKISWLANTYFSDAKATKIILEQYWNSNEKLQQLHDEFIENTITNYYLPFGVAPNFLINNQVYAIPMAIEESSVVAAASKAAKFWLDRGGFKTRVISTTKIGQVHFMYHGHFKTLERFFERVKPKLFENAKPLTKNMEARGGGILDIALQDKTKDLKGYYQLHATFETLDAMGANFINSCLEQFAETLKKESLAFDDFSSNDEEIQIVMSILSNYVPDCLVRAEVSCKVEDLNEDEGISPQDFANKFIQAVKIAEIEPYRAVTHNKGIMNGIDAVVLATGNDFRAVEAGVHAYACRNGQYTSLSHAKVENGIFTFWIDVPLALGTVGGLTNLHPLVKLALELLQKPSAKELMQIVAVAGLAQNFAALRSLITTGIQQGHMKMHLMNILNQFKANDTEKKTLTEHFKTHTVTHNAVIEALEKLRL from the coding sequence ATGCTATATTTGCGCTTAAAAAGGTTAATAATGAATAAAAGAATTACTGGATTTTCTAAGCTCCCAAAAGCCGAAAAAATTTCATGGCTTGCAAACACATATTTTTCGGATGCTAAAGCGACCAAGATTATCTTAGAGCAGTACTGGAACAGCAACGAAAAATTACAGCAACTTCACGATGAGTTTATTGAAAACACCATTACCAATTATTATCTACCCTTTGGTGTGGCTCCTAATTTTTTAATTAATAACCAAGTTTACGCCATCCCAATGGCAATTGAAGAGAGCTCTGTTGTAGCCGCAGCAAGTAAAGCAGCTAAGTTTTGGTTGGATCGTGGTGGCTTTAAAACAAGGGTTATTTCGACCACTAAAATTGGGCAAGTACATTTTATGTATCACGGCCATTTTAAAACGTTAGAACGTTTTTTTGAACGTGTAAAGCCAAAACTTTTTGAAAATGCCAAGCCACTAACCAAAAACATGGAAGCTCGTGGCGGCGGTATTTTAGACATCGCATTACAAGATAAAACCAAAGACCTAAAAGGTTATTACCAGCTACATGCCACCTTTGAAACCTTAGATGCGATGGGAGCTAATTTTATTAACTCGTGTTTAGAGCAATTTGCAGAAACTTTAAAAAAAGAATCTTTAGCATTTGATGACTTTTCTAGTAACGACGAGGAAATTCAAATAGTTATGAGCATTTTATCGAACTATGTGCCAGATTGCTTAGTTCGTGCAGAAGTAAGCTGCAAGGTTGAAGATTTAAATGAAGATGAAGGCATATCACCACAAGATTTTGCAAACAAATTTATTCAAGCCGTTAAAATTGCAGAGATAGAACCCTATCGGGCTGTAACACATAACAAAGGTATTATGAACGGTATTGACGCCGTAGTTCTGGCCACTGGAAACGATTTTAGAGCCGTTGAAGCTGGTGTACACGCCTATGCCTGTAGAAACGGACAATACACGAGCCTCTCGCATGCCAAAGTAGAAAACGGTATATTTACGTTTTGGATAGACGTTCCTTTAGCCTTAGGAACCGTTGGCGGACTTACAAATTTGCACCCTCTGGTAAAATTAGCTCTTGAATTATTACAAAAACCATCAGCTAAAGAACTGATGCAAATTGTCGCTGTTGCTGGATTGGCGCAAAATTTTGCGGCACTGCGTTCCTTAATTACAACAGGCATTCAGCAAGGCCATATGAAAATGCATTTAATGAATATTCTAAACCAATTTAAAGCAAACGATACCGAAAAAAAAACCTTAACCGAGCACTTTAAAACGCATACGGTAACCCATAATGCCGTTATTGAAGCCTTAGAAAAACTCAGGCTATAA
- a CDS encoding GYDIA family GHMP kinase has translation MIKFNSHGKLLLTGEYVILSGALALAIPTKYGQSLEVVPNNKNKLFWKSIDEKGNVWFDDAFNLNEIVSSEGSKNNISIRLSQILNTAKKLNGSFLNTKQGYTVTTKLDFPKAWGLGTSSTLINNIAQWANVDAYQLLEQTFGGSGYDIACAKHSTSIIYQLVPDNSLKTSQQTLAPKETSRMITEVDFKPSFKTHLYFVYLNRKQNSRDGIAQYKKQTFNLSETISAISSITEKFMTCTTLDDFMLLIDQHEEIISKVIQQQPVKKQLFEDFKGSIKSLGAWGGDFVLVASKTNPESYFHDKGFKTVIPFKDMIL, from the coding sequence TTGATAAAATTTAACAGTCACGGCAAATTATTATTAACGGGCGAGTATGTGATTTTAAGCGGCGCATTAGCTCTAGCGATACCAACAAAATACGGTCAGTCGCTTGAGGTTGTTCCTAACAATAAAAATAAATTGTTTTGGAAAAGTATCGATGAAAAAGGCAATGTTTGGTTTGACGATGCTTTTAATCTTAACGAGATCGTTAGCTCTGAGGGCTCTAAAAATAATATTAGCATTCGCCTTAGCCAGATATTAAATACTGCTAAAAAACTCAACGGTAGTTTTTTAAACACCAAACAGGGCTACACCGTAACAACAAAACTAGATTTCCCTAAAGCTTGGGGTTTGGGCACGTCTTCTACCTTAATAAATAATATTGCGCAATGGGCCAATGTCGATGCCTACCAACTTTTAGAACAAACCTTTGGAGGCAGTGGTTACGATATTGCATGTGCAAAACACAGTACATCTATAATTTATCAATTAGTTCCTGATAATTCACTAAAAACTTCACAGCAGACCTTAGCACCCAAAGAAACCTCCAGGATGATTACTGAAGTTGACTTTAAGCCATCCTTTAAAACTCATTTATATTTTGTGTACTTAAACCGAAAACAAAATAGTCGAGATGGTATCGCGCAGTATAAAAAACAAACTTTTAATTTATCGGAAACCATTTCGGCAATTAGCAGTATTACTGAAAAATTTATGACTTGCACCACTTTAGATGATTTTATGTTGCTTATAGATCAACATGAAGAAATCATTTCAAAAGTTATACAACAACAACCCGTAAAAAAACAACTATTTGAAGATTTTAAGGGCAGTATAAAAAGTCTTGGTGCTTGGGGAGGTGATTTTGTGTTGGTCGCTTCTAAAACTAATCCCGAGTCCTATTTTCATGATAAAGGTTTTAAAACTGTGATTCCTTTTAAGGATATGATACTGTAA
- a CDS encoding DUF1328 family protein, whose product MLRYTIIFVIIAIVAGVLGFGGIAGAAAGIAKILFYVFLVLFIISLIRGLVKK is encoded by the coding sequence ATGTTACGTTACACTATTATATTTGTTATTATTGCAATAGTTGCTGGAGTTTTAGGCTTCGGGGGAATCGCTGGAGCAGCTGCCGGAATTGCAAAAATATTATTTTATGTTTTTTTAGTTCTTTTTATTATCTCGTTAATAAGAGGACTTGTAAAAAAATAG
- a CDS encoding ferritin-like domain-containing protein, with translation MSTYTEDVGNKLNDLLEKTFDAEKGFKKAADHVDNKALKSYFEQKAQERYDFGHEIKTEIKALGQEADKSGSLTGTAHRAWMDIKALFSDDDEESMLEEAIRGEKAAVEEYNEIIKETTLPISTKSILESQKNKIESGLNRLKTLEDLS, from the coding sequence ATGAGCACATACACAGAAGATGTTGGTAATAAATTAAATGATTTATTAGAGAAAACATTCGATGCTGAAAAAGGATTTAAAAAAGCGGCCGATCACGTAGATAATAAAGCCTTAAAATCTTATTTTGAGCAAAAAGCACAAGAGCGCTACGATTTTGGACACGAAATAAAAACTGAGATTAAGGCTTTAGGACAAGAGGCGGATAAGTCTGGGAGTTTAACAGGAACTGCACATAGAGCTTGGATGGATATTAAAGCTCTGTTTTCAGACGATGATGAAGAGTCTATGCTAGAAGAAGCTATTAGAGGCGAAAAGGCAGCTGTTGAAGAGTATAATGAAATTATTAAAGAAACCACCTTACCTATTAGTACCAAGTCTATTTTAGAGTCTCAGAAAAATAAAATAGAATCTGGCCTAAATAGACTAAAAACTTTAGAAGATCTAAGTTAA
- a CDS encoding helix-turn-helix domain-containing protein produces the protein MIEIGIKPDNLKDLLIEIKNHVGGTIKEEWNEFTLLVNNDKATGSIRFMPFDWGVHLLDFNITFRDDVKLSMHANGFNPIRFAYVLNGYFEHKFSADNRRILIDQYHSLIFTNKADGVNYIYFPKDTKLEINSIEIVRKKFLKKRTTNVATLNKKLYEVFVDTDEENRFAHYGALNLKIADLVKKMQTIKAKGMLRVLRIESIIYEILSFHIQRHDKSQQGVPLPTSLTKSELILVRKLGKSILKNPAKNYSLDQLALATGLSQAKLQDGFKFLYNRTVTEYIRHVRLESARDLINTTDLNISEVVYSIGFTSRSYFSKIFKEKYGLTPNEFKKQLVTAVAM, from the coding sequence ATGATAGAAATTGGTATTAAACCAGACAACCTTAAAGATCTCCTTATTGAAATTAAGAACCATGTAGGTGGCACCATTAAAGAGGAATGGAATGAGTTTACCCTATTAGTAAACAATGATAAGGCAACTGGAAGTATTCGCTTTATGCCTTTCGATTGGGGCGTACATCTTCTCGATTTCAACATTACTTTTAGAGATGATGTAAAACTGAGCATGCATGCAAACGGATTTAATCCGATTCGCTTTGCTTATGTTTTAAATGGTTATTTTGAGCATAAATTTAGCGCCGATAACAGAAGGATACTCATAGACCAATATCATTCGTTAATATTTACCAATAAAGCCGATGGGGTAAATTATATTTATTTTCCGAAGGATACCAAATTAGAAATAAACTCTATAGAGATAGTTCGTAAAAAATTTTTAAAAAAGCGTACTACCAACGTCGCTACCTTAAATAAAAAATTATACGAAGTTTTTGTTGATACCGACGAGGAAAACAGATTTGCTCATTATGGGGCGCTAAATCTAAAAATTGCAGATCTTGTTAAAAAAATGCAAACTATAAAAGCAAAAGGGATGCTAAGGGTATTAAGAATTGAATCTATAATTTACGAAATTCTATCCTTCCATATTCAACGTCACGACAAATCACAGCAAGGTGTACCATTACCAACCTCTCTTACTAAAAGCGAACTTATACTGGTTAGAAAACTGGGTAAATCCATATTAAAAAATCCAGCTAAAAATTACAGCTTAGATCAATTGGCACTGGCTACGGGATTATCTCAAGCCAAACTTCAAGATGGATTTAAATTTTTATACAATAGAACCGTAACCGAATACATTAGACATGTGCGACTAGAATCGGCAAGGGATCTTATCAATACAACCGATTTAAATATTTCTGAAGTTGTGTACTCGATAGGCTTTACAAGTAGGAGTTATTTTTCTAAGATATTTAAAGAAAAATATGGTTTAACGCCCAACGAATTTAAAAAACAGCTGGTAACTGCCGTAGCTATGTAA
- a CDS encoding SurA N-terminal domain-containing protein, translating to MAVLNKIRQRSLFLILIIALALFSFVLADLFQNSDALMAKSQNVVATINGKDITREDFLQKVEIAQQRAGASATNTQVMNSVWEQEVRQAVMETQYDALGITIEKDQMRDLLKTAMATNPEFVNEAGLFDEDKLNEFIANLKELSPQPGFIGGQPLTFNDWVNYERQLASNALSQNYFNLVKAGLTGTLAEGALEHKLQGDKVDIKFVQIPYASIADSTVSVSKSDITAYINKNKKQFKVDASRDIRYVEFKEAATVEDENAIKEALNVLLNDREEYNEGLKTTETIAGFKTTKDHEDFVNANSDIKFDDRFVFKSDLPSSISDNIFNLNVGEVYGPYKDNGFFKISKLVAVKQIPDSAKVRHILIPFKGSQSATPDVVQTEAEAKATADSLLSVLKTNKSKFGDFVKTFSSDQGSVENGGRYDWHPYNTMVPEFNDFEFEGKVGDLGIVKTVFGFHIIEIEGQSDTKKAVQVATIARKIEPSEATVSKVFRDASNFEINAASGDFQDLANENNYTVRPVNGIKVLDENIPGIGNQRPIVRWAFEEESRVGDVKRFTTSTGYVAVQLVAKHKAGLQSVEEASAIAIPAIRKEKKAKLIRDRVSATNLEDLAAAENTTVRTAMAVTMTSPVLSGAGREPIIVGAAFGLKEGETSSLIDGANGVYMLQVTKYTPAVELDNYQSYANQVEARKVAVVTSKLYSALKEAADIEDNRAETQIQ from the coding sequence ATGGCAGTTTTAAATAAGATTAGACAACGCTCACTATTTTTAATATTAATTATTGCATTAGCGTTATTCTCTTTCGTTTTAGCAGATTTATTCCAAAATAGCGATGCGCTAATGGCGAAATCACAAAATGTTGTTGCAACCATTAACGGAAAAGATATTACTCGTGAAGACTTTTTACAAAAAGTAGAGATTGCACAACAGCGTGCGGGAGCATCTGCAACCAATACTCAGGTAATGAATAGTGTTTGGGAGCAAGAAGTGAGACAAGCTGTTATGGAAACTCAATACGATGCACTTGGTATTACGATAGAAAAAGATCAAATGCGCGATTTACTTAAAACTGCCATGGCTACAAATCCTGAGTTTGTTAATGAAGCAGGATTGTTTGATGAAGACAAGCTAAATGAGTTTATCGCAAACCTGAAAGAGCTCTCGCCACAACCTGGTTTTATTGGTGGGCAACCTTTAACGTTTAACGATTGGGTGAATTATGAAAGACAGTTGGCTAGTAACGCCTTAAGTCAGAATTATTTTAATTTAGTTAAAGCGGGTTTAACAGGCACCTTAGCAGAAGGGGCGCTAGAGCACAAATTACAAGGCGATAAAGTAGATATTAAGTTTGTACAAATACCTTACGCTTCGATTGCAGATAGTACGGTTTCTGTTTCTAAATCTGATATTACGGCATACATCAATAAAAATAAAAAACAGTTTAAAGTGGACGCTTCTAGAGATATTCGCTATGTGGAGTTTAAAGAAGCCGCTACTGTTGAAGATGAAAACGCCATTAAAGAGGCCTTAAACGTGTTGTTAAATGACAGAGAAGAGTATAATGAAGGTCTAAAAACCACAGAAACCATCGCTGGTTTTAAAACAACAAAAGATCATGAAGACTTTGTGAATGCTAATTCTGACATTAAATTTGATGATCGTTTTGTGTTTAAGTCTGATTTGCCTTCAAGTATTTCCGATAATATTTTTAACCTCAATGTCGGTGAGGTATACGGTCCTTATAAAGATAATGGTTTCTTTAAAATATCAAAATTAGTTGCGGTAAAACAGATTCCAGATTCGGCTAAAGTGCGTCATATTTTAATTCCTTTTAAAGGCTCGCAATCGGCAACACCAGATGTGGTGCAAACAGAGGCAGAGGCTAAAGCTACAGCCGATAGTCTTTTAAGTGTTCTTAAAACAAATAAATCTAAGTTTGGTGATTTTGTAAAAACATTCTCGTCAGATCAAGGGAGTGTTGAAAATGGAGGTCGATACGATTGGCACCCTTATAACACCATGGTACCAGAATTTAACGATTTCGAATTTGAAGGTAAAGTGGGAGATTTAGGGATTGTTAAAACTGTGTTTGGATTCCATATCATTGAAATCGAAGGACAGTCGGATACAAAGAAAGCGGTTCAAGTAGCTACTATTGCACGTAAGATTGAACCTTCTGAAGCTACAGTATCGAAAGTATTTAGAGATGCTTCAAATTTTGAGATTAATGCGGCATCAGGCGATTTCCAAGATTTAGCAAACGAGAATAATTATACAGTTCGACCAGTAAATGGTATAAAAGTACTGGATGAAAATATTCCTGGTATAGGAAACCAAAGACCGATTGTACGTTGGGCATTCGAAGAGGAATCTCGAGTTGGTGATGTTAAACGTTTTACAACGTCTACCGGTTATGTTGCTGTACAATTGGTAGCCAAGCATAAGGCTGGCCTTCAAAGTGTAGAGGAAGCTTCGGCAATCGCTATTCCTGCCATTCGAAAAGAGAAAAAGGCTAAGCTTATTAGAGATCGTGTTTCTGCTACCAATTTAGAAGATTTGGCAGCTGCCGAAAACACCACGGTTAGAACGGCTATGGCCGTAACTATGACGTCTCCAGTTCTTTCTGGTGCGGGTAGAGAGCCTATTATTGTAGGTGCTGCATTTGGTTTAAAAGAGGGCGAAACGTCTAGCTTAATCGATGGTGCAAATGGGGTGTATATGCTTCAAGTAACTAAATACACACCAGCAGTAGAGTTGGATAATTATCAGAGCTACGCTAATCAAGTCGAAGCGCGTAAAGTTGCTGTCGTAACATCAAAATTGTATAGCGCTTTAAAAGAAGCCGCAGATATTGAAGATAATAGAGCTGAGACTCAAATTCAATAA
- a CDS encoding hemolysin family protein, whose protein sequence is MSIYITIIIASLILSAFFSGMEIAYISSNKIHIEIEKKQDGLLAIILSRLTAKPSKFITTMLIGNNIALVIYGFFMGDLLVNWFHSLLPTTSGFVNYMLDDLSLLSQTIISTLVILITAEFLPKVFFQIYSNKLLKILAVPAYIFFVIFNFISDFVIWISDFILKYFFKTEGDQIQLAFTKVELGNYISEQMESVEAHDNVDTEIQIFQNALEFSEVKAREVMVPRTEIVAVEINETINALNALFTETGFTKILVYKGTVDDILGYVHAFELFKKPKSIKAAMLPVEYIPETVLIKDVLNVLTKKHKSIAVVLDEYGGTSGMLTVEDIVEELFGEIEDEHDTIDLIEEKTSDHTYCFSARLEVDYLNETYKLNLPENENYETLGGLIVNQTEQIPAKNDVVHLEGFQFNILEVSNTKIDLVELKVLNDR, encoded by the coding sequence ATGAGTATTTATATTACTATTATAATCGCTTCGTTAATTCTTTCTGCTTTTTTTTCTGGCATGGAGATCGCTTATATATCTTCAAACAAAATCCATATCGAAATTGAAAAAAAGCAAGATGGACTTCTAGCCATAATATTAAGTAGGTTAACGGCTAAACCCTCGAAATTTATTACAACCATGCTTATTGGAAACAATATCGCTTTGGTAATTTACGGGTTTTTTATGGGCGATTTGTTGGTTAATTGGTTTCATTCTTTATTGCCTACCACGTCTGGCTTTGTAAATTATATGTTAGACGATTTAAGTTTGTTGAGTCAAACCATTATTTCTACATTGGTTATTTTAATTACCGCAGAGTTTTTGCCAAAAGTATTTTTTCAAATCTACTCTAATAAGCTCCTAAAAATATTAGCGGTTCCGGCTTACATATTCTTTGTAATATTCAATTTTATTTCAGATTTCGTTATTTGGATTTCCGATTTTATACTAAAGTACTTTTTTAAAACCGAAGGCGATCAAATTCAATTAGCTTTTACCAAGGTAGAATTAGGCAATTATATTAGTGAGCAAATGGAATCGGTAGAAGCCCATGATAATGTGGATACCGAGATTCAGATATTTCAGAATGCATTAGAGTTTTCTGAAGTAAAAGCTCGTGAGGTTATGGTGCCAAGAACCGAAATAGTAGCTGTTGAAATTAACGAAACGATAAACGCACTTAATGCGCTTTTTACCGAAACGGGGTTCACTAAAATTCTGGTATATAAGGGTACGGTCGATGATATTTTGGGTTACGTGCACGCTTTTGAGCTGTTTAAAAAACCGAAAAGCATTAAAGCGGCTATGCTTCCTGTAGAATATATTCCGGAGACGGTATTAATTAAAGATGTTTTAAACGTCCTTACTAAAAAACACAAAAGTATAGCTGTAGTTTTAGATGAGTACGGCGGTACTTCTGGAATGCTTACGGTTGAGGATATTGTGGAAGAACTTTTTGGCGAGATTGAAGACGAACACGATACCATTGATTTGATTGAAGAAAAAACGAGTGACCACACCTATTGTTTTTCTGCTCGTTTAGAGGTCGATTATTTAAACGAAACTTATAAATTAAATCTACCTGAGAACGAAAATTACGAAACTTTAGGAGGTTTAATTGTAAATCAAACCGAGCAAATCCCTGCAAAAAATGATGTTGTGCACCTTGAGGGCTTTCAATTCAATATTTTAGAAGTATCAAACACCAAAATCGATCTGGTGGAGCTCAAGGTTTTAAACGACAGGTAA
- the lptC gene encoding LPS export ABC transporter periplasmic protein LptC: MKTDYINKILNIVTVITVTMFFSCKDNFKEVQKIGVSENTPIGIAENINLKYTDSGKLKAILISPKMLDYQNRDFPYAEFPEGIVLDLFDKENKKSVVSANYAISYSSTNLIDLQGNVVITTATNDTLYAQQLYYDQKKDWLFTNLPITLKANDGSTLKGNVFDTDRDLKDLELIEFHDSDFVVNN, translated from the coding sequence ATGAAAACAGATTACATAAATAAAATTCTTAACATAGTCACAGTAATCACTGTGACTATGTTTTTTTCGTGTAAGGATAATTTTAAGGAAGTACAGAAAATTGGGGTGTCTGAAAACACACCTATTGGCATTGCCGAAAATATCAACTTAAAATATACCGATTCTGGTAAGCTTAAAGCCATTCTTATTAGTCCGAAAATGCTAGATTACCAAAACAGAGATTTTCCGTATGCTGAGTTTCCCGAAGGGATTGTTTTAGACTTATTCGATAAGGAAAATAAAAAAAGTGTCGTTTCGGCCAATTATGCCATTAGTTATTCTAGTACAAATCTTATAGATTTACAAGGTAACGTGGTTATTACTACAGCCACAAACGATACGCTCTACGCACAGCAATTATACTACGATCAAAAAAAAGACTGGCTATTTACAAATTTACCAATTACTTTAAAAGCTAACGACGGATCGACACTTAAAGGGAATGTTTTCGATACCGATAGAGATTTAAAAGACTTGGAACTTATAGAGTTTCACGATTCAGATTTTGTTGTTAACAATTAA
- a CDS encoding tetratricopeptide repeat protein, protein MKLKITLLFALWLLGSNVSFAQTNQEDMSTLSIMTEAAKAKNYDSAYKPFMELRERNPKFNRAIYVYGERILADKIKNASGAEKVAYVNDLIKLWDERMTHFASKTPKGEYEAKACQLMYDNKDILNKSNLELYDCFDAAYTADKKTFNNPKSLYTYFSLMVDLFDSGEKQDKDLFNKYDDVAEKIEEEVKNYSVKLNKLVEKEDAGTALTSKEKRYKKSYSSFLSAYDLISGNIDAKLGKRANCENLIPLYKRDFELYKNDAVWLRRAVSRMFNKECTDDPLYIKLVKAYDETEPSADTKYFVAGVLLKEGKESEAITYFEQSYDLESDSFKKSKLAYRIGVILKNKGRYGQARGYFRNALKLNPSNGRPHLAIAAMYAASANNCGDTTFNKRAVYWLAAEEARKAGRVDPTLKKAAAQSANSYTARAPSKADIFSAANSGKTIKIGCWIGSSVTVPKI, encoded by the coding sequence ATGAAATTAAAAATCACATTATTATTTGCACTATGGCTTCTAGGATCAAATGTTAGTTTTGCTCAAACTAACCAAGAGGACATGTCAACTTTGTCGATAATGACGGAAGCGGCTAAAGCCAAAAATTACGACTCAGCGTATAAGCCATTTATGGAGTTAAGAGAGCGAAATCCTAAGTTTAATAGAGCTATTTATGTTTATGGCGAAAGGATTTTAGCAGACAAAATTAAAAATGCATCAGGCGCAGAAAAAGTGGCTTATGTTAATGATCTTATTAAGTTATGGGACGAAAGGATGACGCATTTTGCTAGCAAGACACCTAAGGGTGAATACGAGGCAAAAGCATGTCAATTAATGTACGATAATAAAGATATATTAAATAAATCTAATTTAGAGCTTTATGACTGTTTTGATGCGGCCTATACTGCCGATAAAAAAACGTTTAACAACCCAAAAAGTCTTTACACTTATTTTTCTTTAATGGTAGACTTGTTTGACTCTGGAGAAAAACAAGACAAGGATTTGTTTAACAAATACGATGATGTTGCCGAGAAAATAGAAGAAGAGGTTAAAAACTACTCTGTAAAATTAAATAAATTAGTTGAAAAGGAAGATGCAGGTACAGCCCTAACCAGTAAGGAGAAGCGTTATAAAAAATCGTACTCTAGTTTTTTAAGTGCCTACGATTTAATTTCTGGAAACATTGATGCTAAATTGGGTAAACGTGCTAATTGTGAAAACTTAATACCATTGTATAAAAGGGACTTTGAGTTGTATAAAAACGATGCGGTTTGGTTAAGACGAGCAGTGAGTAGAATGTTTAATAAGGAATGTACAGACGATCCATTATACATTAAACTAGTAAAAGCTTATGATGAAACTGAACCATCTGCTGATACCAAATATTTTGTTGCAGGTGTCTTGTTAAAAGAAGGTAAAGAATCTGAAGCGATTACCTATTTTGAGCAGTCTTACGATTTAGAAAGCGATAGTTTTAAAAAATCGAAATTAGCTTACCGAATTGGTGTAATTCTTAAGAATAAAGGGCGATATGGCCAAGCGAGAGGTTATTTTAGAAACGCTTTAAAATTAAATCCATCTAATGGACGTCCGCACTTAGCCATCGCTGCGATGTATGCCGCAAGTGCCAATAACTGTGGTGATACGACATTTAATAAAAGAGCCGTGTACTGGTTAGCCGCAGAAGAAGCAAGAAAAGCGGGACGTGTAGATCCTACCTTAAAAAAGGCTGCTGCACAATCGGCAAATAGTTATACAGCACGAGCGCCATCTAAAGCAGATATTTTTAGTGCTGCTAATTCTGGGAAAACCATAAAAATTGGATGTTGGATTGGATCATCTGTTACGGTGCCTAAAATTTAA
- a CDS encoding type III pantothenate kinase has translation MNLIIDVGNTHVKLALFKGDRLEVKEVVELEDLVSGIKSLKQKYNSIKKVILSSVGKLEAKDIDEINKHFDLQILDANTKWAFTNLYRTPSTLGIDRMVLVNAAIKKFPNKNTLIIDAGTCITYDFVTHNKAYLGGAISPGIRMRYKSLNNFTASLPLLETERPEALIGNSTNNAIHSGVVNGVLKEIDGLIADYKQKYSDLTVILTGGDANFLSKQLKSSIFVNSNFLLEGLNYILQFNTH, from the coding sequence ATGAATTTAATTATAGATGTAGGCAATACCCATGTGAAGTTGGCTCTTTTTAAAGGCGATAGGCTTGAGGTAAAGGAGGTTGTAGAACTGGAGGATCTTGTTAGTGGTATCAAGTCTTTAAAGCAGAAATATAATTCGATTAAAAAAGTCATTTTATCTTCGGTTGGTAAATTAGAAGCTAAGGATATTGATGAAATCAATAAACATTTTGATTTACAAATTTTAGACGCTAATACGAAATGGGCATTCACAAATTTATATCGTACACCTAGCACTCTGGGAATCGATAGAATGGTTTTAGTAAACGCGGCAATAAAAAAGTTTCCAAATAAAAACACATTAATAATTGATGCAGGTACTTGTATTACCTACGATTTTGTTACCCATAATAAGGCCTATCTTGGTGGTGCTATTTCTCCTGGAATTCGGATGCGCTATAAATCCTTAAATAATTTTACGGCTAGTTTACCTTTATTAGAGACAGAACGCCCTGAGGCGCTCATAGGAAACTCTACAAATAACGCCATACACTCGGGAGTGGTTAACGGAGTTTTAAAGGAAATTGATGGGCTGATAGCAGATTATAAACAAAAATATTCAGATTTAACAGTTATTTTAACAGGAGGAGATGCTAATTTCTTGTCTAAACAATTAAAAAGTAGCATATTTGTCAACTCTAATTTTCTTTTAGAGGGCTTAAACTATATTTTACAATTTAATACACACTAA